From Pseudomonas sp. G.S.17, the proteins below share one genomic window:
- the gcvH gene encoding glycine cleavage system protein GcvH, producing the protein MSELRFTVDHEWLRAEADGSVTVGITPYAQESLGDVVYVQLPELQAYRQHAEASVVESVKAASSINMPLDGEVVEVNSALNSTPELVNEDALGAGWFFRFIPQDASAIDGLLDQDAYDRLIKANAEA; encoded by the coding sequence ATGAGCGAGTTGCGATTCACCGTTGACCACGAATGGCTGCGTGCCGAAGCCGATGGCAGTGTCACGGTTGGCATCACGCCTTATGCGCAAGAATCCCTGGGCGACGTGGTGTATGTGCAACTCCCGGAATTGCAGGCTTATCGTCAACACGCCGAGGCTTCGGTCGTAGAATCGGTGAAGGCCGCGAGCAGCATCAATATGCCGCTTGATGGCGAAGTGGTCGAGGTCAATTCGGCCCTGAACAGCACCCCGGAACTGGTCAACGAAGACGCTTTGGGCGCAGGCTGGTTCTTCCGTTTTATCCCGCAAGACGCCAGCGCCATCGATGGCCTGCTGGATCAGGACGCCTACGACCGCCTGATCAAAGCCAACGCTGAAGCCTGA